In Uranotaenia lowii strain MFRU-FL chromosome 2, ASM2978415v1, whole genome shotgun sequence, one genomic interval encodes:
- the LOC129741890 gene encoding uncharacterized protein LOC129741890: protein MPKTKSDERVEDAIIRRKAILTNLSDVERFTREFNVDRDAGRLQVRQDLVDRIYDQFQKTQTVIEKWDGPDRLEMRLAERSTIEERFCEVKAFLLNNIPERLNSSTSAEPTAATSTAMFHLRLPKIDLPRFDGDFSRWLSFRDTFKSMVHLNPDVPAVAKLQYLLQSLEGEAKKPFESVNVEADNYLITWEALMKRYDNQRYLKRQLFRAMYDIQPLRKESSKDLHTLTDDFDRHVKAMAKLGEPVGYWDTPLVNLLCYKLDPTTLRAWEEKTSDLRDITYQELIDFLYSRAMMLKTIVSEEQHYLQTMPTRMTGSQPKKQYRLVANPVASDTKPDPPPCIVCSERHHLFRCRKFASFSPNNRRQVVTSHRLCWNCFNFGHLARTCSSRHTCRFCNGRHHSLLHDAIKATFFNSLPEPTSLLSNSPLPAPQRSTAPTDADPQPSTSSQQVCMTVQASTSTVLLETVMLMVVDSTGKEIPARALLDSASMCSFMTKKLANTLDLRRSTVDIAVSGIGESSKQIKRQLTAKIRSTVSKYATELDFLILKRPTVCLPTVDIDVAAWKIPDVNLADPYFFIPADIDLIVGGEVYHELHSGSKISLGIEMPTLVETVFGWAVSGSVPINSSETPRLCHLTTIDRYQEQSSERFWELESLLPSQALSAEETKCEEVFSATTTRDSSGRFVVRLPLTSDPLVRVGESRSIAERRFGSLGRRLKRDPATREAYVCFMADYERLGHMIKLTDPVDDSVPHCYLPHHPVFKESSTSTKLRVVFDASCKTSTGYSNDMQLVGPTIQDDLLSIIMRFRTHPIALVADIEKMYRQIQLHQDDCAYQRTLWRQSPEEPLATFELQTVTYGFASAPFLANRTLQRLVEDGVSRFPVSAPVLKNDFYVDDCLTGAEDVESAVQLRREASALAASIGLPLEKWASNVPEALRASYQADWKDVNATTHQLHFFLNASEKAYGSCCYIRSECYGVILVILLTSKSKVAALKSHNSIARLELCGAVLSVSVSETVNRALELSVIQTSSTNRIFRMSSSDQKLRRSIAPCLRYLRLLKAAARKSERDPFRALTTADLTELALCRLARKQSFLEELATLASIGRLPSSSQLKYIRTKLDSGGVIRIREVLANATVPEATKHQIVLLAKHPFSKLLAKFCHGNLLHAGPQLMLATIRQKYWIIGGRNLVRRTFHECHTCFRSRPKMIQLMNVGNPLENQKAAIPGNNQ, encoded by the coding sequence ATGCCGAAAACCAAGTCAGACGAAAGAGTGGAGGATGCTATCATTCGTCGCAAGGCCATCCTGACAAATCTATCGGATGTTGAAAGGTTTACGAGAGAGTTCAACGTAGATCGTGATGCTGGGCGCCTTCAAGTTCGACAAGATCTAGTTGATCGGATCTACGACCAGTTCCAGAAAACGCAAACCGTCATCGAGAAGTGGGATGGACCAGATCGGCTTGAAATGCGTTTGGCTGAGAGATCAACCATCGAAGAAAGGTTTTGTGAGGTGAAAGCATTCCTGTTGAACAACATCCCGGAAAGGTTGAACAGTTCTACATCAGCAGAGCCGACCGCAGCAACCAGCACAGCTATGTTTCACCTACGCCTGCCCAAAATAGATTTGCCGAGGTTCGATGGTGATTTTTCGCGATGGTTGTCGTTCCGAGACACGTTCAAGTCCATGGTACACTTGAATCCAGATGTTCCAGCGGTTGCAAAGCTTCAGTACCTGCTTCAGAGTTTGGAAGGCGAAGCCAAGAAACCTTTCGAGTCCGTAAACGTTGAGGCTGACAATTATCTTATCACTTGGGAAGCGTTAATGAAGCGGTATGATAACCAGCGGTACTTGAAACGACAGCTCTTCAGGGCAATGTACGACATTCAACCTTTAAGGAAAGAGTCTTCAAAGGATCTTCATACGTTGACAGATGATTTTGACCGCCATGTGAAGGCCATGGCTAAACTGGGTGAGCCGGTAGGTTACTGGGATACTCCACTAGTGAACCTACTGTGCTACAAACTGGATCCAACGACTCTTCGAGCCTGGGAGGAAAAAACGAGCGACCTTAGAGACATCACCTATCAAGAGCTGATCGATTTCCTGTATTCTCGAGCGATGATGCTGAAGACGATCGTCTCAGAGGAGCAGCACTACCTGCAAACGATGCCAACGAGGATGACGGGATCCCAACCGAAGAAGCAGTACCGATTAGTGGCCAATCCTGTTGCGTCGGATACAAAACCTGATCCACCGCCGTGTATTGTATGTTCGGAACGACACCATCTGTTTCGCTGCAGGAAATTCGCCAGTTTCTCTCCCAACAACCGTCGTCAAGTTGTTACATCGCATCGTTTGTGttggaattgtttcaattttggacATTTAGCAAGAACATGTTCCTCTCGACACACTTGTCGTTTCTGCAACGGAAGGCATCACTCTCTCCTCCACGATGCAATCAAGGCCACCTTTTTCAATTCGCTGCCGGAACCAACGTCGTTATTGTCGAATTCGCCCCTACCAGCTCCGCAGCGCAGTACCGCCCCTACAGATGCAGATCCGCAACCATCAACTTCGAGCCAACAAGTATGTATGACTGTTCAGGCATCAACCAGTACAGTTTTGCTAGAAACGGTTATGCTTATGGTGGTTGACAGTACGGGAAAGGAAATTCCGGCTCGAGCGCTACTTGATTCCGCTAGTATGTGCAGTTTTATGACGAAGAAGTTGGCCAACACCCTCGATCTCCGCCGTTCTACCGTTGACATTGCCGTTTCAGGGATTGGTGAGTCATCCAAGCAGATCAAGCGCCAGTTAACAGCGAAGATTCGTTCAACTGTATCCAAGTATGCAACGGAGCTAGATTTCTTGATCCTGAAAAGGCCAACAGTCTGCCTACCGACTGTGGACATTGATGTTGCTGCTTGGAAAATACCCGATGTCAACCTGGCTGATCCATACTTCTTCATTCCTGCGGACATTGACCTCATTGTGGGCGGAGAAGTGTACCACGAACTTCACAGTGGCAGCAAGATTTCCCTCGGCATTGAAATGCCGACTCTAGTTGAGACTGTGTTTGGATGGGCTGTATCCGGATCGGTTCCAATAAATTCCTCCGAAACTCCCCGGTTATGCCATCTTACGACCATCGATCGATACCAAGAACAATCCTCCGAAAGGTTCTGGGAACTCGAATCTCTGTTGCCGTCTCAAGCTCTGTCAGCTGAAGAAACAAAGTGTGAAGAAGTGTTCAGTGCTACCACCACTCGCGATTCGTCCGGTCGTTTCGTAGTTAGATTGCCACTCACTAGTGATCCCCTGGTACGTGTTGGTGAATCAAGATCCATCGCCGAGCGCCGCTTCGGAAGTCTAGGGAGGAGACTTAAGCGAGATCCTGCCACTCGAGAAGCCTACGTTTGTTTCATGGCCGACTACGAACGTTTGGGCCACATGATCAAGTTGACTGATCCAGTAGACGACTCTGTCCCCCACTGCTATCTACCACATCATCCAGTCTTCAAGGAGTCAAGCACAAGCACCAAGCTCCGTGTTGTTTTTGACGCTTCGTGCAAGACATCAACCGGTTACTCCAACGATATGCAGTTGGTGGGACCTACTATCCAGGACGATCTACTGTCGATCATTATGCGCTTCCGAACCCACCCAATCGCACTCGTAGCCGACATTGAGAAGATGTACCGCCAAATACAACTGCACCAAGACGACTGTGCGTACCAACGAACTCTCTGGCGCCAAAGTCCCGAAGAGCCTCTCGCAACGTTTGAGCTGCAGACTGTTACGTACGGTTTCGCTTCAGCACCATTTTTGGCCAATCGCACGTTACAACGCCTCGTTGAGGATGGAGTCAGTCGTTTCCCTGTTTCCGCTCCAGTTTTGAAGAATGACTTCTACGTTGACGACTGTTTAACTGGTGCCGAAGATGTCGAATCCGCCGTTCAACTCCGCCGAGAAGCATCCGCTCTAGCTGCTTCTATCGGTCTTCCACTCGAGAAATGGGCATCCAATGTTCCTGAAGCGCTTCGAGCGTCGTACCAAGCTGATTGGAAGGATGTCAATGCCACTACTCACCAATTGCATTTCTTCTTGAACGCGTCGGAGAAGGCTTACGGTAGTTGCTGCTACATTCGGTCCGAATGTTATGGAGTCATTCTTGTCATATTGCTGACATCAAAGTCGAAGGTCGCAGCGCTGAAAAGCCACAACAGTATTGCCCGTTTGGAACTTTGTGGAGCAGTTCTATCTGTCAGCGTATCCGAGACGGTCAACCGTGCTCTCGAGTTGTCAGTCATCCAGACGAGTTCAACGAATCGTATCTTCCGAATGTCCTCCAGTGACCAGAAACTAAGGCGCTCCATCGCTCCCTGCCTGCGATACCTCCGCTTGTTGAAAGCTGCTGCACGGAAGTCTGAAAGGGATCCATTCCGAGCGCTAACCACCGCCGATCTGACAGAGTTGGCTCTGTGTCGTCTTGCCCGGAAACAGAGTTTCCTTGAGGAGTTAGCCACCCTTGCATCGATCGGCCGTCTTCCATCTTCATCGCAGTTGAAGTACATCCGCACAAAACTGGATTCGGGTGGAGTCATTCGGATAAGAGAAGTTCTGGCCAATGCAACCGTTCCGGAAGCTACGAAACATCAAATTGTTCTGCTCGCGAAACACccattttcaaaactgttggcGAAGTTTTGTCATGGGAATTTACTTCACGCCGGCCCACAACTAATGCTCGCCACGATCCGTCAAAAATATTGGATCATTGGTGGACGCAACCTAGTGCGCCGCACATTCCATGAATGCCACACGTGTTTCCGAAGCAGACCGAAGATGATCCAGCTGATGAACGTGGGCAACCCGTTGGAGAACCAAAAAGCTGCAATCCCTGGGAACAACCAATGA